In Treponema vincentii, a single window of DNA contains:
- a CDS encoding HPF/RaiA family ribosome-associated protein produces the protein MNINLQAVKFTLDEDQKTFVHKKFERIKYAEDLIVDVLCTIKFDKKFTYECTVNFKGGTAHVSTEDYDFKAGVNKLMDVLDQKVRKEKDKIQAKK, from the coding sequence ATGAACATCAATTTACAGGCGGTAAAATTTACGCTGGACGAAGATCAAAAAACCTTCGTACACAAGAAATTTGAACGGATTAAGTATGCGGAAGATTTAATTGTCGATGTCCTCTGCACGATAAAATTCGACAAAAAATTTACTTACGAATGCACCGTCAATTTTAAGGGCGGAACCGCACACGTTTCCACCGAAGATTATGACTTTAAAGCAGGGGTCAATAAATTGATGGATGTTTTGGATCAAAAAGTACGAAAGGAAAAAGATAAGATACAAGCTAAAAAATAA